Proteins from a genomic interval of Sphingobacterium sp. SYP-B4668:
- a CDS encoding DUF6427 family protein, whose amino-acid sequence MIINQFRKFTPINIGLLALIGLALCLGVFLHLPNELTPILFEPALNNLLGLQSGLSLAPQSNVITTLGLTILQAFLLNKVMNDFNFLGKPSFLTALMYMTLASLFIPFLVLSPTLICNFISILMLRKLLTIYHQQDIKSLMFDLGMIVGIGSLIYFPFIVMFFLLWISLIIFRPFSWREWIATLLGLCTIYFMLAVIYYWLDRMEEFFNIFKPFTYNFPTALSMDFHDYLVLIPIFIALVLFLLILKDQFFKSIVHVRKSFQLLFFMLLLAIGSFYLNPIITESHFLLCAPPITVYLAYYFTYAKNKWIYESMYALIILTIIYFQFM is encoded by the coding sequence ATGATCATTAATCAATTCAGGAAATTCACACCCATCAACATTGGGTTATTAGCATTAATTGGGCTAGCGCTGTGTTTAGGGGTATTTCTACATTTGCCAAATGAACTGACACCAATACTGTTTGAGCCTGCATTAAATAACCTTCTAGGCTTGCAATCGGGCCTTTCGCTGGCTCCCCAATCCAATGTCATTACGACCTTGGGATTGACAATCTTACAGGCATTCTTACTTAATAAGGTTATGAATGACTTTAATTTCTTGGGTAAACCTAGCTTTTTGACAGCATTAATGTATATGACACTAGCGAGTCTATTCATCCCCTTTTTGGTACTGTCACCAACATTGATTTGTAACTTCATCTCTATTCTGATGTTAAGAAAGCTGTTGACAATCTATCATCAGCAAGATATCAAGAGTTTAATGTTTGATCTGGGCATGATTGTGGGTATTGGGAGTTTAATATACTTTCCTTTCATTGTCATGTTTTTCCTACTTTGGATTAGCTTAATTATTTTCAGACCATTTAGTTGGCGTGAATGGATAGCGACGCTACTTGGTCTATGCACGATTTATTTTATGTTGGCGGTCATTTACTACTGGTTAGACCGAATGGAGGAATTTTTCAATATATTCAAACCGTTTACCTACAATTTTCCGACTGCGCTAAGTATGGATTTCCATGACTATCTCGTCTTAATACCAATCTTCATCGCGCTGGTATTGTTTCTTTTGATATTAAAGGATCAATTTTTCAAAAGCATAGTGCATGTGCGAAAGTCGTTTCAATTGCTCTTTTTCATGCTACTGCTGGCTATTGGCTCCTTCTATCTTAATCCGATTATCACAGAGAGCCATTTTCTCCTATGTGCACCGCCAATAACTGTATATCTGGCTTATTACTTTACATATGCCAAGAACAAATGGATATACGAGTCAATGTATGCTCTCATTATTCTCACAATCATCTACTTCCAATTCATGTAA
- the hisC gene encoding histidinol-phosphate transaminase codes for MDNPFNLTDLLRDNIKNLVPYSSARDEFKGEASILVDANENAFGSPLAHDYNRYPDPLQHRVKEKLSTIKGVPAANIFLGNGSDEAIDILFRAFCKPGIDNVILVPPTYGMYEVSANINDVAFKKVNLTKEYQLDLDGIQEAVDAHTKLIFICSPNNPTGNAINRLDIEVILNNFHGIVVVDEAYINFSQTKSFTQELNDYPNLVVLQTLSKAWGLAALRLGMAFASTAIIDVFNKIKPPYNINQATQDIVLEALDNVGQVNDWIKETVAQREYLVRELFNFEYVQYITPSDANFILVKMNDPRGVYTYLVSHGIIVRDRSKVELCEGCLRITVGTPAENRLLLEKMSAYAG; via the coding sequence ATGGATAATCCATTCAACTTAACCGACTTATTGCGAGATAATATCAAAAATCTCGTGCCTTACTCTTCTGCAAGAGATGAGTTTAAGGGAGAAGCATCAATTTTAGTTGATGCAAATGAAAACGCATTTGGTTCTCCTTTAGCCCATGATTATAATCGTTATCCAGATCCCTTGCAACATCGAGTAAAGGAAAAACTATCTACTATAAAAGGAGTTCCTGCTGCAAATATATTTCTTGGAAATGGCAGTGACGAGGCCATTGACATCCTGTTCAGAGCCTTTTGCAAGCCAGGTATAGACAACGTCATCTTGGTTCCCCCAACATATGGCATGTATGAGGTATCTGCCAATATCAATGATGTCGCGTTTAAAAAGGTCAATTTAACGAAAGAATATCAGTTGGACTTAGACGGTATTCAAGAAGCTGTAGATGCCCATACCAAATTGATTTTTATTTGTTCACCCAACAATCCGACCGGAAATGCTATCAATAGATTGGATATTGAAGTCATTCTGAATAACTTTCATGGTATAGTCGTCGTGGACGAAGCCTACATTAATTTCTCACAAACCAAGTCTTTCACCCAAGAGTTGAACGACTATCCCAATCTTGTGGTCTTACAGACCTTGTCCAAAGCCTGGGGGTTGGCTGCACTCCGATTAGGTATGGCATTTGCGAGTACGGCTATCATTGACGTATTTAATAAAATTAAGCCTCCCTATAACATCAATCAAGCTACCCAAGACATTGTTTTAGAAGCATTAGACAATGTGGGGCAGGTCAATGATTGGATTAAGGAAACGGTTGCCCAGCGAGAGTATTTGGTAAGAGAGCTCTTCAATTTTGAATATGTACAATACATTACACCTTCCGATGCCAATTTTATTTTGGTAAAAATGAATGATCCTCGCGGTGTCTACACCTATTTGGTCAGTCATGGCATCATTGTTCGAGACCGCTCAAAAGTGGAACTTTGTGAAGGCTGTTTGCGCATCACAGTGGGTACCCCTGCTGAAAATAGATTGCTATTAGAAAAGATGTCTGCTTATGCAGGCTAA
- a CDS encoding phosphoribosylaminoimidazolesuccinocarboxamide synthase, with product MNTIRETNFNFENQTAFYRGKVRDVYTIANHYLAMVATDRISAFDVVLPRAIPYKGQVLNQIASKFLKATEDILPNWVVSVPDPSVTIGHMCEPFKVEMVIRGYLSGHAWREYSAGRKEVCGEQIPDGLHENDKLPTPIITPSTKAAIGHDEDISRAEILSRGIVSEEDYVQLEKYTHALYQRGVEIAKERGLILVDTKYEFGKKDGMIYLIDEIHTPDSSRYFYADGYDERQLQQEPQKQLSKEFVRKWLIENGFQGKDGQQVPEMTDDIVSSISERYIELFEHITGEKFEYPSQSDVLVRVEENVSKALKTLRY from the coding sequence ATGAATACAATAAGAGAGACCAACTTTAATTTCGAAAATCAAACAGCCTTTTATCGAGGTAAGGTGAGAGACGTTTACACAATTGCCAATCACTATCTTGCCATGGTGGCCACCGATCGGATTTCAGCATTCGATGTTGTATTGCCCCGCGCTATCCCTTATAAAGGACAGGTGTTGAATCAGATTGCCTCCAAGTTTCTGAAAGCCACTGAAGACATCTTGCCCAATTGGGTGGTTTCTGTCCCTGATCCTAGTGTAACCATTGGACATATGTGTGAGCCATTTAAAGTTGAAATGGTCATTAGAGGGTATCTTTCCGGTCACGCTTGGCGAGAATATAGTGCAGGTCGCAAAGAAGTTTGTGGCGAGCAGATTCCAGATGGTCTTCATGAGAATGACAAGCTTCCAACTCCAATCATCACACCAAGCACCAAAGCTGCCATCGGGCATGATGAAGATATCTCTCGTGCCGAAATTCTAAGTAGAGGCATTGTGAGTGAAGAAGACTATGTTCAGTTGGAAAAGTATACCCATGCCCTTTATCAAAGGGGAGTAGAGATTGCGAAAGAAAGAGGGCTGATTCTCGTGGATACAAAATATGAGTTCGGTAAAAAAGATGGCATGATATACCTTATTGACGAGATTCATACGCCGGATTCTTCCCGTTATTTTTATGCAGATGGATACGACGAACGTCAACTTCAACAGGAGCCTCAAAAGCAATTATCCAAAGAATTTGTTCGCAAATGGTTGATTGAAAACGGGTTTCAAGGCAAGGATGGGCAGCAAGTACCTGAGATGACAGACGATATTGTAAGTTCCATATCCGAACGTTATATCGAGCTCTTTGAGCACATTACAGGCGAGAAGTTTGAGTACCCCAGTCAAAGTGACGTTTTGGTAAGAGTCGAAGAAAATGTCTCTAAAGCACTAAAGACATTGAGATATTAG
- a CDS encoding ABC transporter ATP-binding protein gives MARARLNSGNTQSEDLPKPKLNKELLQKASKIFSYIKPYRVKFGFGMFFLIVSSLTMLTFPALLGEMIDAAQGKPTYKWLPNSITAIGSISFCILFIQSFISFFRIRLFVEIAEKALANIRRDSYNKLITLPIEFFANRRVGELNSRLSSDLAQIQDTITTTLAETLRQLISLAFSVILLIAVSPKLALMNLCILPILVVTALIFGRFIRNFSRQAQDQLADSNSIVQETLLGIHNVKAFVNEYHETRRYSGKLDAVVALAVKGATYRGIFASFIIFCIFGAVIAVIWYGASLVAAGEITVGDLTTYILYSMFVAGSMGSFPELYANIQRSLGASERVLEILNEKPEDIELSEDNKTIKRQIEGHLTFKNIEFTYPGRKENQILKNISFDVNSGQKIAIVGPSGGGKSTIASLILQFYKPNNGQILYDGVPAKDYLLTDIRNQVAIVPQDVLLFGGTIRENIGYGRLGADAEDIIKAAQRANAHNFIMDFPEGYDTLVGERGVKLSGGQRQRIAIARALLKDPSILILDEATSSLDSESERLVQLALEELMKNRTSIIIAHRLSTVIDADKIIVLEDGMVSDMGNHIELMSKGSGLYHHLYSLQSSQKEEL, from the coding sequence ATGGCGAGAGCAAGATTGAACAGCGGAAATACGCAATCTGAAGATTTACCCAAGCCCAAATTAAATAAAGAGTTACTTCAAAAGGCAAGCAAAATCTTTTCATATATTAAACCATACCGGGTCAAATTCGGCTTTGGGATGTTTTTTTTAATTGTGTCCAGTCTGACCATGTTGACTTTCCCGGCCCTACTCGGAGAGATGATTGACGCGGCACAGGGAAAGCCTACTTATAAATGGTTGCCCAATAGTATCACAGCCATCGGGAGCATTAGTTTTTGTATTCTCTTCATTCAATCTTTTATCTCCTTTTTTCGAATTCGATTATTCGTAGAAATTGCAGAAAAGGCATTGGCCAACATCAGGAGAGACTCCTACAACAAATTGATTACGCTTCCAATTGAATTTTTCGCAAACCGGAGAGTGGGTGAGCTCAATAGCCGCCTATCGTCTGATTTAGCTCAAATTCAGGATACGATTACCACGACCTTGGCAGAGACTCTTCGACAGCTGATCAGCTTGGCTTTTAGCGTCATCTTGTTAATAGCTGTATCACCGAAACTCGCCTTGATGAACCTATGTATCCTTCCTATCTTGGTCGTGACGGCATTGATATTTGGGCGATTTATTCGAAATTTCTCTCGTCAGGCACAAGATCAATTGGCCGATTCGAACAGCATTGTACAGGAAACGCTCTTAGGAATCCATAATGTAAAGGCTTTTGTCAACGAATATCATGAAACACGCAGGTACTCTGGCAAACTGGATGCTGTCGTAGCACTTGCTGTAAAAGGGGCCACATACAGAGGTATTTTTGCCTCTTTTATTATATTCTGCATATTCGGAGCGGTGATTGCTGTAATCTGGTATGGTGCATCTTTGGTTGCTGCAGGGGAGATTACCGTTGGAGACCTGACAACCTATATCCTCTATTCCATGTTCGTTGCTGGTTCAATGGGAAGTTTTCCGGAACTCTACGCCAACATTCAGCGCTCGCTTGGGGCCAGTGAGCGGGTTCTCGAAATCTTAAATGAAAAACCGGAGGACATTGAGTTAAGTGAGGATAACAAAACGATTAAAAGGCAGATTGAAGGTCACCTAACATTTAAAAATATAGAATTCACCTATCCTGGAAGAAAGGAAAACCAAATCCTAAAAAATATTTCCTTTGATGTAAACTCAGGACAAAAAATAGCGATTGTGGGTCCTAGTGGCGGTGGAAAATCGACCATAGCTTCTTTAATCCTTCAGTTCTACAAACCCAATAATGGTCAGATATTATATGACGGAGTTCCAGCAAAGGATTACCTACTCACAGATATTCGAAATCAAGTAGCGATTGTACCACAGGATGTTTTGCTTTTTGGAGGTACAATCCGTGAGAACATTGGTTACGGTAGACTTGGAGCTGATGCTGAAGATATCATCAAAGCGGCACAGCGCGCCAATGCGCATAATTTTATTATGGACTTTCCAGAGGGATATGATACCTTGGTCGGTGAACGAGGAGTTAAACTCTCTGGAGGCCAGCGCCAACGTATTGCTATAGCGAGAGCACTTCTTAAAGACCCTTCTATACTAATCTTGGACGAGGCTACATCTTCGTTGGATTCGGAATCCGAACGCTTGGTGCAACTAGCACTTGAGGAACTGATGAAAAACAGAACATCAATCATCATTGCACACAGATTGTCAACAGTGATCGATGCCGATAAAATCATCGTCCTTGAGGATGGCATGGTGTCAGACATGGGTAACCATATCGAATTGATGAGTAAGGGATCTGGTTTGTACCATCACTTATATTCGCTTCAATCTTCTCAAAAAGAGGAACTGTAA
- a CDS encoding SAM hydrolase/SAM-dependent halogenase family protein encodes MGVITLTTDLGYQDFYQAALKGSIISQLPDVRIVDITHEIPSFNVQHAAFVLKNAYHYFPKKTVHLIGVDTVFHEGSRYIAMKYNGHFFVGADNGIFSILLGEDKAEEVVELDIMQDLRYLHFPLADILTKATCHIAKGGKMTDIGIPIDDPVEKATFQPIFDQNSIKGHVSYIDSFGNVISNISKDLFNRIQAGRGFTLYFKRNETIDKMSWHYNEVSEGEKLCLFGISNFLEIAINKGNASQLLGLYQDETIRVEFHEAQ; translated from the coding sequence ATGGGAGTTATTACATTAACGACGGACTTAGGATATCAAGACTTTTACCAAGCAGCACTGAAGGGGAGTATAATCTCTCAGCTTCCGGATGTACGTATCGTAGATATCACCCATGAGATCCCTTCGTTCAATGTACAACATGCAGCCTTCGTGCTCAAAAATGCTTATCACTATTTCCCTAAGAAGACAGTACACCTAATTGGGGTTGACACAGTATTTCACGAGGGATCGAGATATATAGCAATGAAATACAACGGGCACTTCTTCGTTGGTGCCGACAATGGCATTTTCAGCATACTTTTGGGAGAAGATAAAGCAGAAGAAGTGGTAGAACTTGACATCATGCAAGACCTTAGATATTTGCATTTCCCACTAGCTGACATTCTCACCAAAGCCACTTGCCACATTGCCAAGGGTGGAAAGATGACGGATATTGGTATACCAATAGATGACCCTGTGGAAAAAGCCACATTCCAGCCAATCTTTGACCAAAATTCAATAAAGGGACATGTGTCTTATATCGATTCGTTTGGCAATGTCATCAGCAATATCAGCAAGGATCTTTTTAATAGGATACAAGCTGGAAGGGGGTTTACTTTGTATTTTAAAAGAAACGAGACCATTGACAAGATGAGCTGGCACTACAACGAAGTATCCGAAGGGGAAAAACTTTGTCTATTTGGAATCAGTAACTTCTTGGAGATTGCAATCAATAAAGGAAATGCGAGTCAATTATTAGGCTTATATCAGGACGAGACTATTAGGGTAGAATTTCACGAAGCACAATAA
- a CDS encoding YtxH domain-containing protein, with product MKNKNGIVAFALLGLAAGAAAYYLLATEDGKKQLDRANDGVKSLTKSLKEMSKKEAKRAAKFAQSAKDEIMEMKGKAKEFGKDLADKASNAAHNMANKVDEGASKAKSDIENA from the coding sequence ATGAAAAATAAAAACGGTATTGTAGCATTTGCTTTACTAGGATTGGCAGCAGGAGCAGCCGCATATTATTTGTTGGCAACAGAAGATGGTAAGAAACAATTGGATCGTGCTAATGATGGCGTTAAAAGTTTAACAAAATCTCTTAAAGAGATGTCTAAAAAAGAGGCTAAGCGTGCTGCAAAATTTGCTCAATCTGCTAAAGATGAAATCATGGAGATGAAAGGAAAAGCGAAGGAATTTGGCAAGGACCTTGCGGATAAAGCAAGTAACGCAGCACACAACATGGCTAACAAGGTAGACGAAGGAGCTTCAAAAGCGAAATCGGATATCGAAAACGCGTAA
- a CDS encoding CcmD family protein, with translation MKHYIFTLSLLLMSSLSVYAQGEIEMATGLRSSGKIWVVVLVLLIVFFGIAAYLFTLDKKISKLEKHNK, from the coding sequence ATGAAACATTATATTTTCACACTATCGCTTTTATTAATGTCGTCCTTATCTGTATATGCTCAAGGGGAGATAGAAATGGCTACTGGCCTAAGAAGCTCTGGCAAAATATGGGTAGTAGTCTTAGTGCTACTGATCGTATTCTTTGGGATAGCAGCTTATCTATTTACACTGGATAAAAAAATATCTAAATTGGAGAAGCACAATAAGTAA
- a CDS encoding STAS domain-containing protein, producing MKYTIDKHDRYVVIEPLSDVLNAERAAKLKGELLLRNTVGQRNIVLDLSNVKEVDEEGVRIGILANRLCNSIGGLFILANVDSAVLDVLEMSHLHQQLHIVDSIKQAEDVIFAHELEMDYRGEKE from the coding sequence ATGAAATATACGATTGATAAGCATGATCGCTATGTTGTGATCGAGCCCCTGTCTGATGTGTTGAACGCGGAGCGGGCAGCAAAGTTGAAAGGTGAACTATTGTTGAGAAATACTGTCGGACAGCGCAATATTGTCCTCGATTTATCCAACGTTAAGGAAGTCGACGAAGAAGGCGTGCGTATAGGTATTTTAGCCAATAGATTATGTAACTCCATTGGCGGACTATTTATCTTGGCCAATGTAGATTCAGCAGTATTGGACGTGCTCGAAATGTCCCATCTTCATCAACAATTACACATTGTCGATTCAATCAAACAAGCTGAGGATGTTATTTTTGCACACGAACTGGAGATGGACTATAGAGGCGAAAAAGAATAA
- a CDS encoding heme exporter protein CcmB, translating to MNLYQQVKTLVYKDVLLEWRSKYAINGILLYVVSTVFVCYQAFTAVDPIVWNALFWIIMLFASVNAISRSFVQESTNRQLYYYSIVGAKAIILSKIIYNILVMVLLSGIAFLVYSVIFRNPLGDPLLYFIAVLLGSISFASVFTMVSGISSKAGNNSTLMAILSFPVIIPLLLVLIRLSKNAMDGLDRTVSMDDIVVLLAINVITVTISLLLFPYLWRD from the coding sequence ATGAATCTATATCAACAAGTAAAGACTTTAGTATATAAGGACGTCCTCTTGGAGTGGCGTTCAAAATATGCAATCAATGGAATTTTACTCTACGTAGTATCTACGGTTTTTGTTTGCTATCAAGCATTCACAGCCGTAGATCCTATTGTTTGGAACGCATTATTCTGGATAATAATGTTGTTCGCATCGGTAAATGCTATCAGCAGAAGCTTTGTCCAAGAAAGCACCAATCGCCAACTCTACTATTATTCAATCGTAGGGGCTAAAGCAATCATTCTATCTAAAATTATTTATAATATACTGGTAATGGTCTTATTATCTGGTATAGCTTTCTTAGTGTACTCCGTAATATTTCGCAACCCACTTGGAGACCCTCTTTTATATTTCATAGCGGTACTACTCGGAAGTATTAGTTTTGCCTCCGTGTTTACCATGGTATCGGGGATAAGTTCAAAAGCAGGGAACAATAGTACATTAATGGCTATCTTGAGCTTTCCAGTAATTATCCCGCTACTACTGGTACTCATCCGCTTGTCCAAAAATGCGATGGATGGGCTGGATCGAACTGTAAGTATGGATGACATCGTCGTGTTGCTTGCGATTAATGTTATAACTGTTACGATTTCTTTGTTGTTATTTCCTTACCTTTGGAGAGATTAA
- the ccsA gene encoding cytochrome c biogenesis protein encodes MRKNWWKILAVVLVSASIVAGFIGPVPTLPILHETIRNLYFHLPMWFVMVTLYLVSVIYSIKYLSSGNMKFDIIAVEAVNTGIVFCFMGLATGMLWATYTWGDPWPKDPKLNSSAIATLMYLAYLVLRNALDEEQKRAKISAIYNIFAFPVMIVLLYILPRLTDSLHPGNGGNSTFSDIDMNNQLRFVLYTAAIGWILIGAWITTLRYRTRLIENKELDNELDESN; translated from the coding sequence ATGAGAAAAAATTGGTGGAAAATCCTTGCCGTAGTCTTAGTTTCAGCATCTATCGTAGCAGGGTTTATCGGTCCGGTCCCTACTCTTCCGATTCTTCATGAAACCATTCGAAATCTATACTTTCACCTCCCAATGTGGTTTGTAATGGTCACATTGTATCTAGTATCGGTCATATACAGTATTAAATATCTAAGTTCTGGGAACATGAAGTTTGATATCATAGCTGTAGAAGCGGTAAATACTGGGATTGTTTTCTGTTTCATGGGGTTGGCGACTGGGATGTTGTGGGCAACCTATACGTGGGGAGACCCTTGGCCGAAGGATCCTAAATTGAATAGCTCAGCAATTGCAACACTCATGTACTTAGCTTATCTTGTATTGAGAAATGCCTTGGATGAGGAGCAAAAACGAGCTAAGATATCAGCGATTTACAACATATTTGCCTTCCCTGTGATGATCGTCCTTTTGTACATTCTTCCTCGACTTACCGATTCGCTCCACCCTGGAAATGGTGGAAATTCGACGTTTAGCGATATCGACATGAACAACCAACTTAGATTCGTCTTGTACACTGCTGCTATTGGTTGGATTTTGATTGGTGCATGGATTACAACGCTCCGCTACAGAACCCGTTTGATAGAAAATAAAGAGCTTGACAACGAATTAGATGAATCGAATTGA
- a CDS encoding ribonuclease Z translates to MRFEVLILGNSSATPMYERHPTSQLLNFNEQFFLIDCGEGTQMQLFRYGIKSNRIGHIFISHLHGDHYLGLVGLLSSMHLVGRKTDLHLYGPKDLEEILEVQFRCSETVLRYNLIFHPTDPENEQVIFESPAFKVTSFPLTHRIACTGFRFDEGRRSAIVIGELVEKINIPKIYISRLKKGIDYTAPDGTVHRASELTTPAPDSRSYAFCSDTVRVPDYLSTIKGVDLLYHESTFLHEMVDRAKETLHTTALEAAEIAVEVGAKKLLLGHYSARYRDLQPLLDEARSVFPHTQLSVEGKWFTI, encoded by the coding sequence ATGAGGTTTGAGGTTTTGATTTTAGGGAATAGCTCCGCGACTCCCATGTACGAACGTCACCCTACGAGTCAACTTCTCAATTTCAATGAACAATTTTTTTTGATTGATTGTGGAGAAGGTACGCAGATGCAGCTATTTAGGTATGGCATCAAGAGTAATCGTATAGGTCACATTTTTATCAGTCATTTACACGGAGACCATTATCTAGGATTAGTAGGGTTATTGTCATCCATGCATTTAGTCGGTCGTAAGACCGATCTTCATCTCTACGGGCCCAAAGATTTGGAAGAAATTTTGGAAGTACAGTTTAGATGTTCTGAGACTGTATTGCGATACAATCTTATCTTTCACCCTACCGATCCCGAAAATGAACAAGTCATTTTTGAATCGCCAGCCTTTAAGGTGACCAGTTTCCCGCTGACCCATCGCATAGCCTGTACGGGATTTAGGTTTGATGAAGGTCGGCGTTCGGCCATTGTTATTGGTGAATTGGTGGAGAAAATCAATATTCCCAAAATCTATATTTCCAGATTGAAAAAGGGAATCGATTATACAGCCCCCGACGGTACCGTACATAGGGCGTCGGAGTTGACCACTCCAGCTCCCGATTCCAGAAGCTATGCTTTTTGTTCCGATACCGTAAGAGTCCCCGATTATCTATCAACCATCAAAGGTGTCGACCTTCTTTATCATGAGTCTACCTTTCTTCACGAAATGGTCGATCGAGCTAAGGAGACACTGCACACTACAGCGCTAGAGGCAGCTGAGATAGCGGTAGAAGTTGGTGCCAAGAAGCTTTTACTTGGGCACTACTCCGCCCGATATCGTGATTTGCAGCCACTATTGGATGAGGCTAGATCCGTTTTCCCACATACGCAGCTTTCAGTCGAAGGCAAATGGTTTACGATTTAA
- a CDS encoding PhoH family protein, producing the protein MNELLITLEDVNLVALWGAQNENFEFIKKQFPKIRMVARGNELKVLGESHEQKLFESGFREILLHIDKFHNLSILDLEEILGATKPTSEKKNVHPDKKDTPVGIPAFSGEPIVYGPNGVIVRARTPNQRRMVDSISKNDILFAIGPAGTGKTYTAVALAVRALRNKEIKRIILTRPAVEAGENLGFLPGDLKEKVDPYLRPLYDALDDMIPVEKLKGYLENRTIEVAPLAFMRGRTLDNCFVILDEAQNATDMQLKMFLTRMGPTAKFIVTGDMTQIDLPKKNQSGLATAVKLLEGIEGIDMIYLSGGDVVRHKLVKRILEAYGDI; encoded by the coding sequence TTGAACGAACTACTCATCACATTAGAAGACGTTAATTTGGTCGCTCTTTGGGGAGCCCAAAACGAGAATTTTGAGTTCATCAAAAAGCAATTTCCAAAAATACGAATGGTCGCTAGAGGCAATGAGCTAAAAGTACTAGGTGAATCGCATGAGCAAAAGCTTTTTGAATCTGGTTTTCGGGAAATTCTTTTACATATCGACAAGTTTCACAATCTCTCCATTTTGGATTTAGAAGAAATTTTGGGGGCAACCAAGCCTACGAGCGAAAAGAAAAATGTACATCCAGATAAAAAGGATACCCCTGTAGGCATTCCTGCCTTTAGTGGCGAACCAATTGTTTATGGGCCTAATGGCGTTATTGTTCGAGCAAGGACACCCAATCAGCGCAGGATGGTGGACAGTATATCCAAGAACGACATCCTATTTGCTATTGGACCCGCAGGTACAGGGAAGACTTACACAGCTGTCGCATTGGCGGTTAGAGCATTGCGTAATAAGGAGATTAAACGCATCATCTTGACTAGGCCCGCAGTCGAAGCCGGTGAAAATTTGGGCTTCCTTCCTGGTGACCTTAAGGAAAAAGTGGACCCTTATCTACGACCTTTGTACGATGCGCTTGATGATATGATTCCTGTCGAGAAATTAAAAGGATATCTAGAGAATCGGACTATAGAAGTTGCCCCATTGGCCTTTATGCGCGGTCGGACCCTTGATAATTGCTTTGTCATATTAGATGAGGCGCAGAATGCTACGGATATGCAGCTCAAGATGTTTTTAACTCGAATGGGCCCTACCGCCAAATTCATAGTCACTGGCGATATGACCCAAATAGACCTTCCTAAGAAAAACCAATCTGGACTCGCCACAGCTGTCAAGCTTCTAGAAGGCATCGAAGGGATTGATATGATTTACCTGAGTGGAGGAGATGTTGTGCGACACAAGCTAGTAAAACGCATCCTCGAAGCATACGGGGACATTTGA